A single window of Nicotiana tomentosiformis chromosome 1, ASM39032v3, whole genome shotgun sequence DNA harbors:
- the LOC104098704 gene encoding F-box/FBD/LRR-repeat protein At1g13570-like: MTPPNGKKQSLPPNVLGNLPENVIDDILLRLSLRDAVRTSILSRNWRYKWCKLPQLKLDQTLWETTYDLIPPTVKITDIIYQLLTLHVGPISKFILSIFDLINCPKIDNLIYFLSRNGIQHLVLQFPIGNLYKLPFSFFTCLQLRHVTLHRCIVRTPPVFKGFDRLLSLELSQVTICTEFLGRFISRCPLLEHLVLEYVDNANHIEVNAPKLRSFVFTGNIHFLHLKCVPLLAKVSHESTASIVKAGKNDLVNFCKSIPALEHLHWNYSSFRFMVAGPGEVPTRLPSALNCLKHLYLSEICLEERVEFSCALCLIRSSPNLEELQIKGPFDLMGKLLAPVLWSAVNEIPASFSDVTYYHLRAVKIKGVAGAWGEMQLIKVLLAKSAVLVRMVIEPDVVGDQSLKVLAEITKFQRASPKAEVVAYPCYNLA, translated from the exons ATGACGCCTCCTAATGGCAAAAAGCAAAGTTTACCTCCGAATGTACTTGGCAACCTTCCTGAGAATGTAATCGATGACATTCTTTTGCGTTTGTCTTTACGAGATGCTGTGAGGACAAGCATCTTATCGAGGAATTGGAGATATAAGTGGTGCAAACTTCCACAGCTGAAGCTTGACCAAACACTTTGGGAAACAACATATGATTTAATACCCCCTACTGTTAAAATTACTGACATTATCTATCAACTTTTGACCCTTCATGTAGGACCAATTTCTAAATTTATCCTCTCCATCTTTGATCTTATCAACTGCCCTAAGATCGACAACTTGATATATTTCCTCTCTCGGAATGGCATTCAACATCTTGTTCTTCAATTCCCGATAGGTAACCTATACAAATTGCCATTTTCCTTTTTCACATGTTTGCAGTTGAGGCATGTGACTCTCCATCGATGTATAGTACGTACTCCACCAGTGTTTAAGGGATTTGATAGGTTACTTAGTCTAGAACTAAGTCAAGTCACAATTTGTACTGAATTTCTTGGACGTTTTATCTCCCGTTGCCCGTTGCTTGAACATTTGGTGCTGGAATACGTAGATAATGCAAACCACATTGAGGTTAATGCTCCCAAGCTGAGATCATTTGTCTTCACAGGCAATATACATTTTCTACATCTAAAATGTGTCCCTCTTCTTGCAAAAGTTTCACATGAGTCTACAGCATCCATTGTAAAAGCAGGAAAAAATGATCTTGTCAATTTTTGTAAGTCTATTCCTGCACTCGAGCATCTCCACTGGAATTACAGTAGTTTTCGG TTCATGGTTGCAGGACCAGGTGAAGTACCAACAAGGCTTCCCTCTGCTCTCAACTGCCTTAAACATCTTTACCTATCTGAAATTTGCCTGGAAGAACGAGTCGAGTTTTCATGTGCGCTTTGCTTGATAAGAAGCTCCCCGAATTTAGAGGAACTTCAAATTAAG GGGCCTTTTGATCTTATGGGCAAATTACTTGCTCCTGTGCTCTGGAGTGCTGTCAATGAAATTCCAGCTAGCTTCTCAGATGTGACGTATTATCACCTGAGGGCAGTTAAGATTAAAGGTGTAGCAGGAGCATGGGGTGAAATGCAGCTTATCAAGGTTTTATTGGCCAAGTCTGCAGTGCTGGTGAGAATGGTAATCGAACCCGATGTAGTAGGAGATCAATCTCTCAAAGTACTTGCTGAGATAACCAAATTTCAGCGGGCATCACCTAAAGCAGAAGTGGTTGCTTATCCCTGTTACAATCTCGCTTGA
- the LOC104098705 gene encoding COP9 signalosome complex subunit 8, producing MDTSLLNEALASKSYDKIADICDNLLLQGAAEGIDFQDEWPYAIHLLGHIYNNDINSARFLWKKIPAAIKEGRPEVVAVWRIGQKLWTRDYVGVYEAIREFSWTPEVQPIVASFAELYRKRMFELLLSAYSTISTQDTAQFLGMNENDATNYVLQQGWVLDPASQMLTVKKQAVVTEQKLDPSKLQRLTEYVFHLEH from the exons ATGGATACCTCTCTCCTCAACGAAGCTTTGGCGTCTAAATCCTATGAcaagattgctgatatctgtgaCAACCTCTTACTTCAG GGTGCCGCTGAGGGAATTGATTTTCAAGACGAATGGCCTTACGCGATTCACCTTCTAGGCCATATTTACAACAATGACAT TAATAGCGCACGATTTCTGTGGAAGAAGATACCTGCCGCAATAAAGGAGGGCCGGCCTGAGGTGGTTGCTGTTTGGAGGATCGGGCAGAAGCTTTGGACGAGGGACTACGTTGGCGTGTATGAGGCTATTCGAGAATTCAGCTGGACTCCTGAGGTTCAGCCAATTGTGGCTTCCTTTGCAG AATTATACAGGAAAAGGATGTTTGAGCTCCTGCTTTCTGCTTATTCAACTATTAGCACACAAGATACAGCTCAGTTCCTTGGAATGAATGAAAATGATGCTACAAACT ATGTGCTGCAACAGGGTTGGGTGTTGGATCCAGCTTCTCAAATGCTTACTGTGAAGAAACAGGCAGTTGTGACAGAACAGAAGCTAGACCCCAGTAAATTACAGCGCTTGACAGAATATGTTTTCCATCTTGAGCACTAA